From the genome of Leptolyngbya sp. 'hensonii':
TGACCAGTCTGATTTCGACGGGATTAATCATGGCGTTTTATGAGTGGCTGCGAAAAGCAGAACTTTCTGCCGATCGGGCAGCTCTGCTGGTGATGGATGATCTCAACCCTGTGTTGTATACCCTGATGAAAATGGCTGGTGGCAGTGCCCGTCACGGTCATGAACTCAGTCTGGATGAGTTTATTCGGCAATCCCAGCGCTATCAGGAACTGGATCAGGATGGGCTCAATCAGGTTTATAAATTCCTCCTGTACAACAATATCTCCTCCCAGGTTTTCATTTCTCACCCCTTCACGGTTGAGCGGGTCACCTATCTGCAGGATTGGGCTAACTCCGAGGATTATCGTCAGATTCGAGCCGGGAACTATCGTCGATCAGAGGCTGAGGGTGCAGTCAATGTTCCGGTGGATGAAACCCCGGCAACAGGGGGTGAGGTGGATACCCTGCGGCGTCAGATTGAGGAACTGCAGCAGCAAATCGATCGCATCCGGCGCAATCAGTGACCTGTGTGGCAACGCAAATTAACCTGATAGGAGCGAAGATACAGGGTTGCTGCATCGATGGGCAGGGGTTTGCTGAAGAAGTAGCCCTGAACGCCGGTGCAGCCGACCTTGCAGAGGGCCATCATCTGTTCCTGGGTTTCTACCCCTTCCGCCATCACCTGTAGATTTAGCCCCTGTCCCAGACTAACGACAGCTCGCACGATCGCAGCATCGCAGGTGTTAGAGGCCAGATCGCGCACAAAAGAGCGATCGATTTTTAAGGTATTCAGCGGGAAGCGCTTCAGGGAACTGAGGGAGGAATAGCCTGTCCCGAAGTCATCGATCGCGACATGGATGCCCATATCCCGTAGCTGTTGCAGAATGGCTATCGTGAAATCCACATCCTGCACCGCAACGCTTTCCGTGATTTCAATCTCCAGATCTTCTGGATTCAGGCCAGTTTCTTCCAGAATCTGGGTAATTGTTTTAACCAGATTCTTTTGCTGAAATTGACGACCGGAAATGTTTACGGCTACTCTCAAGCGAGGTAAACCCGCCATCTGCCAGGCCTGATTTTGCTGGCAAGCCGATCTCAGCACCCACTCTCCGATCGGGCAGATCAACCCCGTTTCTTCAGCCAGGGGAATGAACTGGCTGGGGGGGACCAGCCCCAGTTCGGGATGTTGCCAGCGGATTAAGGCTTCCATGCTGATCACCTCGCCTGTATTCAGATCCAATTGGGGCTGATAATGCAGAATGAGTTCTTCCCGTTCCAGGG
Proteins encoded in this window:
- a CDS encoding M48 family metallopeptidase — its product is MPTYTGISSEAFRHPLDRQAEQALRSVPGFDLAARKFMEFIYERPRNVFLMGNSIEVGPRQYANLYQLFRECVRDLDIFPEPVLFVSQDPSANAFAMGQEKPCLVLNTGLMDLLTEAELRSVLAHELGHIKCGHTTLKQMGIWAINLIFGLAGMTFGLTSLISTGLIMAFYEWLRKAELSADRAALLVMDDLNPVLYTLMKMAGGSARHGHELSLDEFIRQSQRYQELDQDGLNQVYKFLLYNNISSQVFISHPFTVERVTYLQDWANSEDYRQIRAGNYRRSEAEGAVNVPVDETPATGGEVDTLRRQIEELQQQIDRIRRNQ